A part of Paenibacillus sp. IHBB 10380 genomic DNA contains:
- a CDS encoding glycosyltransferase family 2 protein — MIDVIVPIYKGIEETKECIQSLLTCPNKVEHRFILINDHSPEKEINEYLSELDDGRIILLENEKNLGFVKTANRGMKYADNDVILLNSDTVVTDNWIDKLHAAACSNPRIGTVTTLTNNGTIASVPSFNKDNELPQGYTIQQFSNLVEYISNKHYPVIPTGVGHGLYIKRTVIHLIGYLDEQTFGMGYGEEVDFSYRVIKKGYINILADDTFIYHYGSTSFKEDKIQLVNKNKKKLRKKYLWSRLKLKYFMLFNNDAKRVGLRIQNELKRVNYRGNYEKAR, encoded by the coding sequence ATGATCGATGTAATAGTTCCTATATATAAGGGGATTGAAGAAACAAAAGAATGCATTCAATCGTTGCTAACCTGCCCAAACAAGGTAGAACATCGATTTATTCTCATAAATGATCATTCTCCCGAGAAAGAAATTAATGAATATTTAAGTGAATTAGATGATGGAAGAATTATATTACTTGAAAATGAAAAGAATTTAGGTTTTGTTAAAACAGCAAATAGAGGTATGAAGTATGCAGATAATGATGTTATATTACTGAATTCCGATACCGTAGTAACAGACAATTGGATTGATAAGTTACATGCAGCTGCTTGTTCCAACCCTCGTATAGGCACTGTGACAACACTTACAAATAATGGAACCATTGCTTCTGTTCCGTCATTTAACAAGGACAATGAATTACCCCAAGGATATACAATACAGCAGTTCTCAAATCTAGTTGAATATATCTCCAATAAACACTATCCTGTGATTCCTACAGGAGTAGGTCATGGATTGTATATCAAACGCACAGTTATCCATCTGATTGGATATCTAGATGAACAGACTTTCGGGATGGGTTACGGAGAAGAAGTTGATTTTTCCTACCGAGTTATTAAAAAAGGATATATAAATATTTTAGCGGATGACACATTTATCTATCATTATGGGAGTACATCATTTAAAGAGGATAAAATCCAATTAGTGAATAAGAATAAGAAGAAGTTAAGGAAAAAATATTTGTGGAGTCGTTTGAAACTAAAATATTTCATGTTGTTTAACAATGATGCGAAGAGAGTGGGTCTTAGAATTCAAAATGAATTGAAGAGGGTTAATTACCGTGGAAACTATGAAAAAGCTCGATAG
- a CDS encoding DUF1972 domain-containing protein yields MKATVAFCGTRGIPAAYGGFETAVDEITLRLVQEGVDCHVFGRSESEGNNDSIDDRKIINVKGSPSRKLDTFVSSINTGKYLFKHRKEYDFVFWFNNANLPGILLTRLARIPMAVNTDGLEWRRMKWSWPFKLYYFFSSLLICLFCKKLISDSVSIQNYYKSIFLRNTQFIPYGAPMISQIDEEKKLDILKKYELNGQKYFIQITRFELDNLPLKIIEGFIKSRLYEEGYQFVLVGYRDVTPYSEMLMALDQKKGVRILPANYDQEELAVLRENAECYLHGNSVGGTNPALLEAMGSCKKVMAIDGPFSKEVLGGYGLLFTKERLAEQFREVINMEDQSRGMKERLYSTYQWDAVARSYRELMTSKSTNYLNQVERNVEIELSTNSIW; encoded by the coding sequence ATGAAAGCTACAGTTGCTTTTTGCGGTACAAGAGGAATACCTGCTGCTTATGGTGGATTTGAGACGGCTGTCGATGAGATTACCTTAAGATTAGTTCAAGAAGGTGTCGACTGTCATGTGTTTGGACGATCTGAATCTGAGGGTAACAATGATTCAATTGATGATAGGAAAATTATTAATGTAAAAGGAAGTCCATCAAGAAAGCTGGACACCTTCGTTTCATCAATAAATACAGGAAAATACTTGTTTAAACATCGAAAAGAATACGATTTCGTGTTTTGGTTTAATAATGCTAATTTACCTGGGATTCTCCTTACTAGGTTGGCTAGAATTCCGATGGCTGTAAATACAGACGGATTAGAATGGAGAAGAATGAAATGGTCATGGCCGTTCAAACTATATTATTTTTTCTCTTCTTTACTCATATGTTTGTTTTGCAAAAAATTAATTTCAGATTCCGTGTCCATTCAAAATTACTATAAATCTATATTTCTCAGAAATACGCAATTTATTCCATATGGAGCACCAATGATTTCGCAAATAGATGAAGAAAAGAAACTAGATATTTTGAAAAAATACGAACTAAATGGACAAAAGTATTTTATTCAAATTACCAGATTTGAACTCGACAACCTCCCTCTGAAGATCATAGAAGGATTTATTAAATCTAGGTTATACGAAGAAGGATATCAATTTGTATTAGTAGGGTATAGAGATGTAACTCCGTATTCCGAAATGTTAATGGCCCTTGATCAAAAAAAAGGTGTTCGTATTTTACCTGCTAATTACGATCAAGAAGAACTTGCGGTATTGAGAGAGAATGCCGAGTGTTATCTCCATGGAAATTCAGTTGGTGGAACGAACCCTGCTTTATTAGAGGCAATGGGATCTTGCAAGAAAGTTATGGCCATTGATGGTCCATTTAGCAAAGAAGTCCTAGGTGGATATGGACTACTGTTTACGAAGGAAAGACTAGCTGAACAATTTAGAGAAGTTATCAACATGGAAGATCAGAGCCGAGGAATGAAAGAGCGGTTGTATAGTACCTATCAATGGGATGCAGTTGCAAGATCTTACAGGGAGTTAATGACTTCTAAATCGACAAATTATCTCAATCAAGTAGAGAGAAATGTGGAGATAGAGTTATCCACTAACTCAATTTGGTAG
- a CDS encoding glycosyltransferase family 4 protein, with product MRIGVDAHVLAGKFQGSRTYLLNLYHEVMRQEDDNNYCFFGHWSLGYPYGNEPKYVEFKSASKIKRLTYQTSPLLKENKIDLYHTTYISPLMVPCDTIVTIHDVLFETHPQFFTKKEVLRNKILVRYSAQKAKQIHTVSQYSKNKIIELYGVPEHKVKVVPNGVDLTRFCPNNKELSRDIVYEKYGVKNYILTVGRIEPRKNHIQLLHAYKILKEKQCDELGTLVIVGSPDFGFKQFFGRIKELNLEEDVKIIDSVDDEMLPHIYRAAGLFVYPTFAEGFGIPPIEAMACGVPVVSSNTTAIPEIIGDAGILIDPNNALGIAERMGELLGKPNLQTELISLGYSQAAKWTWQSAAQSYLNSLQEVLSMCVYKS from the coding sequence ATGAGAATTGGGGTAGATGCCCACGTACTGGCAGGTAAGTTTCAAGGGAGCAGAACCTATCTGTTAAATTTATATCATGAAGTGATGAGGCAGGAGGATGATAATAACTACTGTTTCTTTGGTCACTGGTCTTTAGGATACCCCTATGGAAATGAACCCAAATATGTTGAATTTAAGTCAGCTTCTAAGATCAAAAGGTTGACATATCAAACGAGTCCGCTGCTAAAAGAAAATAAAATTGATCTGTACCATACGACCTACATCTCACCTTTAATGGTTCCTTGTGACACGATCGTGACCATACATGATGTTTTATTTGAAACACATCCTCAATTTTTCACGAAGAAAGAAGTGCTGAGGAACAAAATCCTGGTTAGATACTCCGCTCAAAAAGCGAAGCAAATTCATACGGTATCTCAATATTCAAAAAACAAAATTATTGAATTGTACGGGGTGCCGGAACACAAAGTGAAAGTGGTTCCGAATGGTGTAGATCTTACTAGGTTTTGTCCTAATAACAAGGAATTATCGAGAGATATTGTTTACGAAAAGTATGGAGTTAAGAATTATATATTAACAGTGGGTAGAATTGAACCGAGGAAGAATCATATACAACTTCTTCATGCATACAAGATATTAAAAGAGAAGCAGTGTGATGAATTGGGTACCCTTGTTATTGTTGGAAGTCCTGATTTTGGATTCAAACAATTTTTCGGAAGAATTAAAGAACTCAATTTAGAAGAAGATGTGAAAATAATAGATTCAGTAGATGACGAGATGCTTCCTCATATTTATCGGGCAGCTGGACTTTTTGTGTATCCTACTTTTGCAGAAGGTTTCGGTATTCCTCCAATTGAAGCGATGGCTTGCGGTGTTCCGGTTGTATCCTCCAACACAACGGCTATCCCAGAAATTATTGGTGATGCAGGGATTCTGATTGATCCTAACAACGCGTTGGGGATTGCCGAAAGAATGGGAGAACTTCTGGGTAAACCTAACCTTCAAACAGAGCTTATTTCTTTGGGATATTCTCAAGCAGCCAAATGGACATGGCAGTCTGCGGCACAGTCATATCTGAACTCCTTACAAGAAGTTCTATCAATGTGTGTTTATAAAAGTTAG
- a CDS encoding sugar transferase has translation MIPTSRRNEGDVLLEKHLPYPHVVPNHTRSDKLYLFMKRTMDVMGASLGLLLLSPLFAVVALLIKLEDPKGPVFFHQIRVGKNEKKFHMFKFRSMVSNAEDLLDELLDQNEVSGAMFKMKNDPRITKIGKFIRKTSMDELPQLWNVLRGEMSLVGPRPPLVREIAEYSTYDKQRLRVTPGCTGLWQVSGRNSVGFEKMVELDIRYIDQRSITYDLRIIFKTIRMLFGTKDAF, from the coding sequence ATGATTCCAACATCTCGAAGGAATGAAGGTGATGTACTCCTTGAGAAACACTTACCTTATCCACATGTCGTACCTAATCATACTCGTTCCGATAAACTGTATCTTTTTATGAAGAGAACTATGGATGTGATGGGAGCATCATTGGGTCTACTCCTATTGTCTCCTTTATTTGCAGTTGTAGCGTTACTTATCAAATTAGAGGACCCAAAAGGACCTGTATTCTTTCATCAAATTCGTGTAGGTAAGAACGAGAAGAAATTCCATATGTTCAAATTCAGGTCGATGGTCTCGAATGCTGAAGATTTACTAGATGAGTTGCTCGATCAGAATGAAGTCAGTGGTGCGATGTTTAAAATGAAGAATGACCCCCGTATTACCAAAATAGGGAAGTTCATTCGGAAAACAAGTATGGATGAATTACCTCAATTATGGAACGTTCTTCGTGGAGAGATGAGCCTGGTGGGTCCTAGACCGCCACTCGTGAGAGAAATTGCAGAGTATTCCACTTATGATAAACAAAGACTTCGTGTAACACCGGGATGTACAGGTCTTTGGCAGGTGAGTGGTAGAAATAGTGTTGGATTCGAAAAAATGGTGGAACTGGATATCCGATATATAGATCAGAGAAGTATTACATATGATCTCAGGATTATTTTCAAAACCATAAGAATGCTCTTTGGAACCAAAGATGCATTCTAA